The genomic interval CGCCGGAGTCGGCCACCAGTTCGGTGACCCGCGCGTAGACCTGGAGGTCCGCCTCTCCCGAGCCCGCGAGGTCCACCGGATTGGACACCGCAGTGGCGGCGGGGAGCAGATCACGCAGCCGCGCCTGGAGCGGTTCGGTGAAGACCGGCGCCCGCAGACCCCGGTCGGCGGCGAGGTCGGCGGCGATCCCGGCCTGCCCGCCGCTGTCGCTGATGATCGCGACCCGGCGTCCGCCCGGGGGAGCGGTCGCGTCCAACACCCGCGCGGCGTCGACGAGTTCGCGCGGGGTCGCCACCCGGAGGGCTCCGGCGGCGCGGCACGCGGCGTCGACGACGTCGAGGGCCGAGGTCATCGAACCCGTATGGGACCGCGCGAGAAGACGGCTGCCCTCGCTGGCGCCGGTGGTGAGCACCAGCGCGTGTCTGCCGGCCCGGCGGAGTGCTTCGAGAGCGGTGACGATCCGCGCTCCGTCGGCGAAGCTCTCCAGATAGAGCGCCACGGTGCTGGTGTGTTCGTCGGAGACGAGCGATTCGAGTACGTCGACGGCTCCCACGTCGAGCTGGTTGCCGACCGAGTAGAAGCGCGACACACCCAGCCCGGCCCGTGCGCCGAGGCCGGCGATCTCGGAACCGAGCTGACCGCTCTGCGAGACGATCGCCAGCCTGCCCGGTGTGAAGTTCCCCCAGGCGAGTCGGAGTTCCGCCGCGGCGTTGAACAGCCCGAGGCTGTTCGGTCCGACCATCCGCGCGCCCGACTCGCGCAGCAGCGCGGCGAGTTCGGCCTCGTCGGCGCCGAGCCCGGAGGTGATGGAGAGGAACGCGCGACACCCCTTGGCGAGCGCGTCCCGGACGACGGGCAGGACGTGGTGCGGCGGCACGCACAGGGCGACGAGGTCGGGGGCCTGTGGCAGGTCGTCCACCGTCGGACGGCAGGACTGGCCGAGGACCTGTGCGGCACGGCGGTTGACCAGCCACACCTGTCGCCGGCCGGCTCCGGCGAGGGCACCGGTGGCGAGCCAGTAGCCCCATTTGGCGCGGTCCTCGGTGGCACCGACGACGGCGACGGACGACGGGTCGACGAAGGCCTGGGGAAGGGACACGGACGATCTCCCGGATGCGGGCGCGGATGAGTAATTCCCGGGCGGACGGCGGTAGTTCGGGCAGCGGGCGCGGACTCAGGTGTGGGCCGCGACGGCCGGCCGACGGGCGAAGAACGCGGGGTACAGGCGTCGGCAGACCAGGAGGGCGAGCAGCCCCAGCACGACCGTCCCGGTGCCGATCACGAACGTGCCGCCGATGCGCGATCCTGAGGAGAACGGGAGGGTCCAGCTCGTACCGCTGTTGATGGGATCCCACGCCTGCACCAGGCTCCAGGCGCCCGCGCCGAGCAGGACGACCCCGCCGATCGCGGGCAGGACCACGGTCAGCCAGATGTCCGCCGCTCGGGCATACGGCCCGGCGCGGTGCACCCAGGCGGAGGTGAGTCCGGTGAGCCCGTAGTAGAACGCGATCAGCACCCCGCAGGCGGACACCGCGTCACCGAGGACGAGACCGTGGCCGAGGAAGTTCAGCGCGACGTACACCACCGCGCCGACGACGCCGACCGCGATCGTGCCCACGTGCGGGATGCGGAAGCCCGGGTGCACCCGGGCCAGTGCGCGGGGGAGCGCGCCCTGGTCGCCCATCGACAGCATCGTGCGGCTCAGGGTCAGCACGGTCGTCTCCGTCGAGGCGGCGGCCGAGGTGAGGACCATGAGGATCAGCAGGTGCCACAGCACCGAGCCGAAACCGCTCGACCCGAACACCGCGGTGCCGAAGCCGTACAGGACGTCCCCGGAGTTGTCCGGGTTGTTCAGGCCGATCCCGGTGTCGCCGATGCCGGCGAAGGAGAGCGCGGCGAACGTGGCGAGGAGGTACAACGCCACCAGCAGCAC from Streptomyces sp. NBC_01288 carries:
- a CDS encoding acetate--CoA ligase family protein; amino-acid sequence: MSLPQAFVDPSSVAVVGATEDRAKWGYWLATGALAGAGRRQVWLVNRRAAQVLGQSCRPTVDDLPQAPDLVALCVPPHHVLPVVRDALAKGCRAFLSITSGLGADEAELAALLRESGARMVGPNSLGLFNAAAELRLAWGNFTPGRLAIVSQSGQLGSEIAGLGARAGLGVSRFYSVGNQLDVGAVDVLESLVSDEHTSTVALYLESFADGARIVTALEALRRAGRHALVLTTGASEGSRLLARSHTGSMTSALDVVDAACRAAGALRVATPRELVDAARVLDATAPPGGRRVAIISDSGGQAGIAADLAADRGLRAPVFTEPLQARLRDLLPAATAVSNPVDLAGSGEADLQVYARVTELVADSGEVDSVVLSGYLGCYGEDSPSLVEAESAVIDRLGRRRSTDAARVPLIVHSMSAASPAVARLREHRVPVFDTVDAALGALGHVTQLGARPRPAPMTVRTEAAVPLPGYWAARTFLTALGIAMPEARRVTDAAGFAEACASLRPPLVLKAGWIEHKSEHRAVRTGLGPDTAAAVFREMYERLGPGEYVVEEQDTRPGVVELLIGARRDRDFGPTVTVGHGGVLAELWHDVSVELAPVDRRTAAGMLDRLRSRRLLDGWRGQPAVDLDALIDAVVAVSEAIAATPGVADIEVNPIRVGPDGALAVDALVVPRTEDVVPRTAHEAPGVHRHRETTEEQETSREHVH